The Papaver somniferum cultivar HN1 chromosome 6, ASM357369v1, whole genome shotgun sequence genome segment AGAACCCAGCTATCTTCTTTTACCCAGGTTTGTTCCTCTTTATCATTTTTCAgaatttgttttctttgttttgcatAGGCATGCATCCATTTTATTTGCTtcaaaaaccccaaattcacAAAATATCTTTCCGTTTTAAGCAATTTGAGGAAATTTCAGGGTTTAGATTTATAGGTTGATCATTTACTCTGTTTTCTAAAAatgtgtttttcatttttttgacaaGTAGAACTTACTTGAGGAAATGAAACCAAACCACTGAGATAAATTATTTCAAATTTACTGTCAACTAATGAAGTTTGAATTTCTTTGTTTCAGTTAGTAAATAAATCATTCTTTACCTCTCAAACTGCATCCACATTACAGTCATTGCCAGAATCTTCTCCTACTTACAGGTAATTTCACTATTAATTTTACCTTTGATGATCAATTTACCACTTCCTCTTTGATAATAGGTGAAAACATTTTTACTGTTTTAGTCAAGATTCAATTTGCTCTGTATAATTCCTGATCTATGGtaatttatttattcatattcaTGTGAGAACATTTCTtggcctttgatttccattttaaTATTTGTATTTATTTGGGGATTTTCATTAAAAGTTGATCAGGATTTGTACTCTCCCAGACCGGCCCAACTCCCAATTACTAATATCGGTCTTGGTCCGTACCCCAGTGCCAGCACCAGTCCCATTCAATTAGTACTAGGGGCAGGTCGAGTTATAAATCGATTCATCTGCTTCTTGTTTTCCATGTGTGTGTGTTCACCTTTACTCTTTTGAACTAAACTTTAATGGAAAATGTACTATTTTTTTGTGGATTCCTGTAAATGTACCTACCCCGAAAGCAAATCAAAAAATGCCTTTCAGACTAGAGTTTTAATTTGCTAATGGTAACAGCCCGTGCAGTTGTGCACTTGTGAATAATTATCATACTAAAACACATGTTTCTCCCAAATTTGTAGTCTAACCCAAGTGGCAGTTGTTGATTCGCTTTCAAGATAGTTACATGAGTCTTAAAAGATTGATAGTTTTATTATTGGGTAGGAAGAGAACCAGCCAAATCTTTGTCTCGTGATGGATTGTGTTTAGGACTATCGATAAGTAAAGCCTCCGCAGACACCTAAAAAATGTGTAGGTTAATTTTTTTATACTGGCTGTATTTTTAGGTTGTTGTGAAGCGTGAACTATGTGACTGGTTGGAGGTCGGTCTCTCTCCCCTCTGCTTTTTGTATGAGTGCTTTATCAGTCTGCCTATGTTTAGGGGTGTTTCCGCTACTGAAAAAGAGGTGTTGTGATCTTTGTTCTTACTAGTAACCGAGTGATTGTCCCACAGTAAAAACTAAAAGTAAAAGAAGGAAGAGTTTGCGGAGGTATTTCATGAAATGAGCAAAGTGACAGATTTCGTAAGCTATTGAATTATAACCACACAGTAGAGGCACTTTCCTTGCTCTTAAGTTAGTAGGTCTGTTAAGTTTGACCGTAATCATTTTAGAGAGATCTGAATAATGTTTTACCACTTGAGAGTTGAGACTCAGTAGCTTAACTGTTTGTTGCAGTTGTGCTGGTCTTTCATCTGTTGGACATGTTTTTTATTATTGTTCTGCCTGTTTGGGTTGGGTTTTGCATCTTAGATTCCAAAATATAAATTCTATACGGAACTTAAAATCAATCTTTTGAAAAATTGAATTTACAATGACTAGGTTCGATGATGACGGAGAAGAATATGCTGATATAAAATGGGATGAACTTGGTTTTGGACTGGTACAAACTGATTACATGTACATTATGAAATGCTCAAACGAAGGGGAGGTTTTCACGCGTGGTGAACTCAACCCTTATGGAAACATTGAAATGAGCCCTTGTTCTGGTGTCCTGAATTACGGCCAGGTACTGTTAGTACTAACAATGATGTCAATCAATTTCTTTAGCTTCACCCTTTTTTATAAATAAGTAAATTAAAGTGGTTCATTATCCAAAATATCAGGGACTGTTTGAGGGATTGAAGGCTTACAGGAAAAGAGATGGGAATATCCTACTATTCCGTCCAGAACAGAATGCAATGCGTCTGCAAATGGGTGCAGAGAGAATGTGTATGCCATCACCCTCGATAGACCAATTCATCGATGCTGTCAAGCAAACAGTTCAAGCTAACAAACGTTGGGTAATCATAACTTTCCCTTGCATTTGTTTTCTCTGTTCCTGGCAGAGCACCTAAATCTGATTTTTGCCAAAGTGAGATTTCAGACAACTAGATTTATTATTTACTCAACTGGCGGATTTATATTGAATCAAATTAGGCCTTTGACACAAATGTTGCATAAAAAAACCTCTGACTTGGTGGCACAGACAAGTTAGAATGAAGAAGCTCTTTGTTGATTCCTTCTTGTTATAATGAGATTTTCAAATTGGATCCAGGTTCCTCCTCCAGGGAAAGGGTCTCTGTACATTAGACCGCTTCTCTTAGGAACTGGACCTGTTCTAGGAATATCGCCAGCACGAGAATGTACGTTCATCACTTATGCTTCACCAGTTGGTAACTACTTCAAGGTGAGTTTTTGTGTTCGATAAATTATGGTTTTCATATTGATCTTAAAAGAGGTTATGGTTTTTAACTTGTTTTCTTGCTCGTGTATTAGGAAGGAATAGCACCATTGAATTTGGTTATTGAAGAAACGATGCATAGAGCTAATCCTGGTGGAACCGGAGGAGTCAAAACTATCACTAATTATGCACCTGTAAGCAGTTACATAATGAACTTCTGCGAAATTCTGCTGCCAGCCAGTTTACTGTTTCTGCATCATATCTGATATTGTTTTCTTTATGATATCATAACTTTTTCCATCTACATGTAGGTTCTTAAAGCACTAACTCATGCGAAGAGTATGGGATTCTCAGATGTTATATACCTGGATTCGGTACAGAAGAAATATATCGAGGAGCTCTCTTCATGTAATATATTCATTGTGAAGGTATAACAGCGGATTGGATTTTTTCATAATTTCAGTTCAACTCTCCATTCGTGAATACAATTCCAAGTATGATAATTGCAATTCCTCATTGACATCCCAAAAATTGTGATGCTTATGTAAATTGACACCCAGAAACTCTATTGGCTTCGTCTCTTATCTTCATCCAATTGGATTGCTACTCGTTATTAAATCCTGCTTCCTTAGTAAAGTCAGATGATACACAAGTTGTTTTGTCATGAGGTAATGATTTAATTTGCGATTTCCTTCAGGGGAATAGGATTTCAACTCCACCTACAAAAGGCACTATTCTACCTGGAATTACTAGGAAAAGCATCATTGACATTGCTATTGATCAAGGTTATCAGGTAATATAATCAAACAATAGTCTTATATATGTATTCTGCTTCTTTATTTTCCCACTTATATGTAAAGGAAGAAAAAGTCTCTAAACAGTTTTGTGCAACTTAATTAGGTTGAAGAGCGTGCCATTGAAGTAGAAGAGTTGATTGACGCTGATGAAGTTTTCTGCACAGGAACTGCAGTTGTTGTTGCTCCTGTTGGTAGTATCACATTTCGAAGTAAAAGGTATAACTAACTGCTCACAGAAtccgagctatttttccaattcAAGAATAAGTTCGAACTACTGGAGAATCGTTGTTGCGAGTCTTGATTATTTAAGATAGAGAAAAACCAGTCCTATATGGGCTAAAAGTATTTGTGAACTTGTATAAACATATTTACATTTTTCTTGTTTCATGCAGATATGAATACAAAACGGGAGCCGGGACGACATCTGTGAAACTGCACTCAATCCTTACATGCATTCAATCAGGTCGTATAGAAGACAAAATGGGTTGGACAGTTGAGTTAGATTAAGTTCTTGTTTTTTCATTTCCTTTAGCCTCAGCATTTTGGTGTAGCTAGTCATTACACTAGACACCTAAATGCTGTATAGGTTGTTCTGTTCTTGGTCACATCCATTGTCTTTAGCCATCGGTTCAGAAATATAGTTACCATACAAGTGTGAAACAGACAATATGAATAATAATATAGTGATATTTCAATGCATGCATATTGATTTACAATGTTATGTAGTACAATATACTAGACATTCTTGAAATTGCATATGGAAAGCTGTTTTAACTTTTTAGCTTGTGAGTCGTTCGTTATGTCAAAAATTCTGCGGCACTGACAGTTCCCTTCGCTAGAGTAGAAAACAGCATAAAACTGCAGAGTATTGATTTTAAACTTTCAAGTCACCTTCATCAGCAGAGCCAACCATCCAACAACTCTAGAAAACTCTGGGAAGACAAGACCGACTGAACTTGCATTTACCAACATTCATCTGAATGCGAAGGGGTTGAAAACACATACGTACGTGAAATATATGAATGTAGCCTTTGTAAGTGTTTTAAAAGTCAACATCTAAAGTCGTCGAAATCAAATTAAGAAGATCTTGATTCTTGACTCTGTATCTGAAGAAATTTTCCTTCACTTCGACCGAATTCTACTACTAaattgagaatattctcatatcACGTTTATATATAGGACTCGGACTGGGTCAGTTGTAAGTTTTCTTTTTTGGTAAGCGAGATGACTGAAATCTAGTTTAACAAGTAAAATAGAAAAACTTAGTTATCAGATACAGAAGCTTAAGAGAAAGACATGTCGAGGCGCGGATTGAGATCGTTAAAGTTTGAAATGCAGTCTTTCTTAGAGAAATTGCCATTAAGAATGAGAGAGACGTGAGATTACTTTCAAAGCAGTGGAAGCGACAGACAGCCCTAGTTCAAGGAGAAGGCGTGTCATATGTAATAAGAACAAACATGAATTAACTAAGTAGATGATTGATGAAACTATTATTAAAGGGTTACAAATTAAGGTACGCTAATGTAAAATGCCGTCCTAAAAGCGGTGCTGGCTGGGTCCTGGGACATTGACTGGGGTTGATCGTTTGATATTAGCTGTCGTTTAGTTCACCAACAGGTTTTATTTAGGATCAATTTGTTGGTACAGCAGGTCAACAAGAAGAAATGTTTAAGTTTGAAAACCAAGAAAGGAGACGGTGGACATAGTCGTATTAGTGATCGATGCCCTTAAATCATGCTCCATGCATGAACAAAGCAGGGTGGGCCTTTGGGTGATGTACAATGTATGTACCTTAACCTCACACTCTGTCATTCtcattctttgttttgctttgcTTTTGGGTACAGAGTAAACATATGTCATACTCCGATTTGGTTCGGCTGGGTTTTCAAGGGAAAAAAATCCGATCAGACGTGATTTGACAGGGTTACAGAAAACACTGTTTGAGTTTAAGGGTCGGCCTGGTTGAAAAAGAAATCATATTTGAACATTAGGTTCAGTTGGGTTTTAAAACAAAACCTTGTGAGAACCTTGGGTACGGTTCAGATCATTCTTCTTTTTCAACCATCATTCGAGacatacaagaaaattttggagcATATTGAATAAGATAAAAATAGAATTGGAAATAGTGTTTTTAGGGTATCCGTTATCCAACCTATTTTCATAAATGCTAAAATACCCCTGAATGATTAGTGTTCAATTagtgttaatttaattgattagttgttaatgattgtagttaggattagaatttaatttaggataataattttctttttaaatagaTTGAGTGagtagaaaaaagaagaagaagaagaggaggagaaagtagaaaaaaaaacctttttttcTTTGAGATTTTTGTGATTGTTGATAGATGTGTGATCCAAATTCAAGTGAGGAAGGTGAATCTTCATCACGTAAACctaagaaagtacatatcaattaCGATGGAGATCCGGAGATGGCTTATTTGTTGGATTATGAAAATGATTTTATCCAAACTCAATCGCAAACTCAACTTTTTTTCTCAAGCTCAAGATGATGACTTTTTGGAGCCAAATCCCGAAGATGAGTACATGGATGAGGAACTCAATGCTAATAATACATAAGTATGGCTGTGGACGTTGTTTAATGTCCGTTTTGTAGCTTGAATTCaccaaaagttttgatttttgtatgTAATTCGGTGCAACAGAGTTAGGTTCGGCAGATAATTTGTATGCCGAACCTTGataaataagaacagttcggtttgtacgaTTGAATTCTTTATAAGCCGAACTGTCATAGAATTATTTTCGCACCAAATAAATTCTATGGTTCGGCTTAAAGAGGATGTGCTAATGATCCGAACTTCAAAGATCGGCTTTCAAGTAGTATTGTGAATGAGCCGAACCTAACTCCAAAAGATAGTGAAGTCTACTAATGGAGAACATCAACGTCCAAATTAAACTCATTCAAATCAATGAGATATTATCGtcatcttcaagagaatgaaaagacgaaacaacacaaaaagaatgaggccgtcccgacatcggacgaagaagttatggccaaaataaaatttaaaaacttaagTGTACAGAgataagttcggctgataactcatcatCACGATCTAGCCGAACCTGGATCCTACAAGTCaagattttcgaagtgtttacagagataAGTTCGGCTTAAAAGtaatctaatcgagtcagccgaacctgacaaccacctggggtaaatttcatttgtcaggttcggccgggaaaggttggcaaggtattagccgaacctgacactatTATGGGGCATGTTTGGACGTAAAATTGACTTTTATCTCAAAGAGAAACAGTTTCGGAAGGATTCTAAAGCCTAACTTTGAGA includes the following:
- the LOC113285924 gene encoding branched-chain-amino-acid aminotransferase 2, chloroplastic-like, which produces MMLQRINLKNRTQLSSFTQLVNKSFFTSQTASTLQSLPESSPTYRFDDDGEEYADIKWDELGFGLVQTDYMYIMKCSNEGEVFTRGELNPYGNIEMSPCSGVLNYGQGLFEGLKAYRKRDGNILLFRPEQNAMRLQMGAERMCMPSPSIDQFIDAVKQTVQANKRWVPPPGKGSLYIRPLLLGTGPVLGISPARECTFITYASPVGNYFKEGIAPLNLVIEETMHRANPGGTGGVKTITNYAPVLKALTHAKSMGFSDVIYLDSVQKKYIEELSSCNIFIVKGNRISTPPTKGTILPGITRKSIIDIAIDQGYQVEERAIEVEELIDADEVFCTGTAVVVAPVGSITFRSKRYEYKTGAGTTSVKLHSILTCIQSGRIEDKMGWTVELD